Within Ramlibacter henchirensis, the genomic segment TCGGCCACATCCGAAGCATCCGACATCGTGAGCTGGTGGGGAGCGCCGGCTACGAGTGCCACGGGTTCCGGCACGGCAGCATCGGCTCTCAAGGCCTCCACGACTTGCGGCGTCGCCGACACATCCAGCTCGCCCGCCACACAAAGACCGGGCACTTCCCCAGGGAGCGGGCCCGGTGCGGGGTAGGTCGCAAGCGCGCGCCAAGCCGCCGCCCACGCGGCCGGCTCCATGCGCAGCAGGCAGGCGCGCGCGTAGCGCACGAAGGTGTCGTCCGCAGCGATCGACGCAGCTGAGAACCATCGCTGGAGCGTCGCATCGACCACTGCCGCCATCCCTCCCTGCAGCGCCGGCTCGCCACGCTCAGCCAGCGCCGGGACTGCGGACGGCCCCCCGGCAACGAGGGTTACGCTGCGCCATCGCGCTGG encodes:
- a CDS encoding alpha/beta fold hydrolase encodes the protein MTPAEATAPVWRWGAPAAPAFVMLHSLGLDGGSFRWLAEALLSRANVQVIAPDLRGHGSARSQPGEITLPGMAADVVNLLQSLQIDRAHLLGTSMGASVARLAAARDPARWRSVTLVAGGPSAVPALAERGEPALQGGMAAVVDATLQRWFSAASIAADDTFVRYARACLLRMEPAAWAAAWRALATYPAPGPLPGEVPGLCVAGELDVSATPQVVEALRADAAVPEPVALVAGAPHQLTMSDASDVADLLLSHWRP